From Anopheles funestus chromosome 3RL, idAnoFuneDA-416_04, whole genome shotgun sequence, a single genomic window includes:
- the LOC125769401 gene encoding uncharacterized protein LOC125769401: MDGVQCKVRVSNMLSESFESHRSLRQGDGLSCLLFNIVLEGVMRSAGFDIRGTIFTRSYKFLGFADAINIIGRTLAAVCDVLSRVKGEDDRIGLRINATKTKYLLDGGSDGDSARLGSRASVDGDDLEVVEELCSFGTIVTLDYNISSTIRRRIAQENRAYYGLN, from the exons atggatggggtgcagtgcaaggtgagagtgtcgaacatgctgtcggaatcgtttgaaTCTCACCGGagtctgaggcaaggggacggactctcctgtttgctgtttaacatcgttctggaag gtgtcatgcgaagcgcgggcttcgacatccggggtacgattttcacccgttcttacaaatttctcggcttcgcagATGCCATTAATATCATCGGACGAACATtggcggcggtgtgcgacgtgCTCTCCCGAGTGAAAGGAGAGgacgacagaattggattgaggatcaatgcgacaaagacaaagtacctgcttgatGGAGGCTCTGACGGTGATAGCGCCCGACTCGGAAGTAGAgcatcagttgacggcgacgatctcgaggtggtagaggagctCTGCTCCTTTGGTACGATTGTAACTTTGGACTATAACATAAGCAGCacaatccgaaggcgcattgctCAGGAAAATCgcgcctactacgggctcaaCTAA